In Bacteroidia bacterium, a single genomic region encodes these proteins:
- a CDS encoding DUF3137 domain-containing protein: MKSIEDLQEFYNQELIQDLEAVEAKRKKIVKNIYIVIVVTPILTALTIGAIFWLRYTTGLILIPVLIYPAIAWMTISFFKSDKEFYYDFKNKVIQRIVKYVDPSLSYISTKHISYNHFIQSKLFAKSLNRFSGDDFVSGNVGNIKIELSEVLAEVKSSEVKSEDTKSEWHYVFRGIFFAAELDHQITSEVFILSDPSDSLYKKLKNKQLDMIRPSALKTGNTDFDNTFFCYSHDQDELNYILNKDLQQIILEFKEKTGCKIYISFIGNRVSVGIYHSNDLFEPRLFTTMLDFAMIKEYYEDIYHAIVIAQELDVRTRTLTHQA, from the coding sequence ATGAAGTCAATTGAAGATCTACAGGAATTTTATAATCAAGAGCTTATTCAGGATCTTGAGGCTGTTGAGGCCAAGCGGAAGAAAATTGTTAAGAATATTTATATCGTAATCGTTGTTACCCCGATATTAACTGCCTTAACTATTGGAGCAATTTTTTGGCTGCGTTATACAACCGGCTTAATTCTTATTCCGGTACTCATTTATCCGGCTATAGCTTGGATGACTATTTCTTTTTTTAAATCTGATAAGGAGTTTTATTACGATTTTAAAAATAAAGTTATTCAAAGAATTGTGAAGTATGTAGATCCAAGTTTGAGCTATATCAGTACGAAGCATATTTCATATAATCATTTTATTCAGAGTAAATTATTTGCAAAATCTTTAAATCGTTTTTCTGGTGATGACTTCGTTTCTGGAAATGTGGGGAATATCAAGATAGAATTATCGGAGGTTTTGGCAGAAGTTAAATCCTCAGAAGTAAAAAGTGAAGATACAAAGTCAGAGTGGCATTACGTATTTAGAGGTATCTTTTTTGCTGCCGAATTAGACCACCAAATCACGAGCGAAGTTTTTATTTTATCAGACCCTTCAGATAGTTTGTATAAAAAACTAAAGAACAAGCAATTAGATATGATACGTCCATCGGCCTTGAAGACCGGAAATACTGACTTTGATAATACTTTTTTCTGTTATTCCCATGACCAAGATGAGCTAAATTATATCTTAAATAAAGATCTTCAACAGATAATTTTAGAGTTCAAGGAAAAAACAGGATGCAAAATTTACATCTCCTTTATTGGAAACCGAGTATCTGTGGGTATTTATCATTCAAATGACCTTTTTGAGCCACGTCTTTTCACAACTATGCTTGATTTTGCAATGATTAAAGAATACTACGAAGATATTTATCATGCTATTGTTATTGCGCAAGAGCTAGACGTTCGTACGCGCACACTAACACACCAAGCCTAA
- a CDS encoding PKD domain-containing protein produces MLSSYVDVTAMCGVPTPIGSWQYMTDDDGNPINAIDVTPCPTARNKCDNPPGSLPGIEESVYFRDYDVTGINCQISAYYEDCCRNSAIQNISSPGGADFGVLASYDLSQTGNSCNNTSPYFLERPIPYFCSGDTLTINQLAVDLDSDSLVYRLGNPMPNTVSWAPGYGTNTPLGNAPRYFSLNSATGEVTIFSPTPLRGIFVVYVDEYRNGQLIGTIMRDMQYTIINCAVPSGCPPQRVPIVSGIDSTGTDSIFVCLNDFVDFKVYAVDLDTMGAPCTKDSVYMEFTSLNLNGNYTFNTPNFPLPYSTWGQFNWTPTVPSPRAYVFAVKGLDTKCFGKGITNRKFYVMVGGGVKIHSEYTVLCNTATMVAHLDSFSYHPPYKFRWSGPGGVNNNPRNQDSTFSHTYSKPGDYPITLTVIDKYGCATSYQDTVRIPLAVAVDGDAGPDVTVCAGNPLRLGQPPLPLQTYLWTPSTALSDTTVAQPNFFYPNDPQLPDTIHYLITTSKGICTVTDSVMVIVNPVPDITISASDTIICPGDTVKLSASSTSPNVTYIWSTGDTGSVIYVSPHINTTITAFAVGSIGCLSPAGSKTILISNSPTGAISGDTAVCGDQSVSLTGFGAPKFIWSHGAVGPVTSILVTQDTTIFAIPQTGTCFGDTIYHHIRRYTKPTVSINPQNDQCFDGNQYSFSASGVSGSGASYLWQFGDGSFPAIATQPTAQVRYQTTGTKIIKLVVTQNSCVSDTAYITFSVNPIPFASAVVSPYGNCLVNNSVIYYNYSRALPSATHTWDFGSAATPATYVGQFPPAVSYNAPGTYTTTLIVSQFGCADTSIQVVEIYPPAPPPIMVGDTVCSGYTTTLYDANPLPNTTQLWYNQPVGGSAFHEGPTLEYRPDYSQTFYVENRNDTTTCLSVRVPVSVFVKDLPQLDFYVAEDTLEMPDAIAECLFTGTPNAAFYLWDFGDGGLSTAAHPLHQYENVGRYNIALSITDSSGCTNTIIKQNAVLVRETINLLIPTAFSPNGDGVNDYFSVSSRLYLPEFEIVIFSRSSEVVFTSKDLGFQWDGTDYNKKELPEGVYTYRVRAVNYHGKAIERVGTLMLIR; encoded by the coding sequence ATGTTAAGTTCATACGTTGATGTTACGGCAATGTGTGGAGTACCAACCCCAATAGGGTCATGGCAATATATGACTGATGATGACGGAAATCCAATTAATGCTATAGACGTAACTCCCTGCCCAACAGCACGTAATAAATGTGATAATCCTCCTGGAAGTTTACCCGGAATAGAAGAATCAGTATATTTTCGGGATTATGATGTAACCGGTATTAATTGCCAAATTTCCGCTTATTACGAAGACTGCTGCCGTAATTCTGCTATTCAAAACATAAGCAGTCCTGGTGGAGCAGATTTTGGTGTGTTGGCAAGTTATGACCTATCCCAAACAGGAAATTCTTGTAACAACACATCTCCTTATTTTTTAGAGAGACCGATTCCCTATTTCTGCAGTGGAGATACATTGACGATAAATCAGTTAGCTGTAGATTTAGATTCAGATTCCTTAGTTTACCGGCTTGGTAACCCAATGCCAAATACGGTATCATGGGCACCGGGTTATGGGACAAATACCCCCTTAGGTAACGCGCCCAGATACTTCAGCCTAAATAGTGCAACGGGAGAAGTTACAATATTTAGCCCAACTCCGCTTAGGGGAATATTTGTGGTCTATGTTGATGAATACCGAAACGGCCAACTCATAGGAACTATTATGCGGGATATGCAGTACACCATTATTAACTGTGCTGTTCCTTCAGGCTGCCCGCCACAGCGCGTTCCTATTGTTTCCGGAATAGATAGCACCGGAACAGATTCCATTTTTGTGTGCCTCAATGACTTTGTAGATTTTAAAGTATATGCTGTTGATTTAGATACGATGGGGGCTCCTTGTACCAAAGACAGTGTTTATATGGAATTTACCTCCCTTAACTTAAACGGAAACTATACCTTTAACACTCCTAATTTTCCGTTACCTTATTCAACTTGGGGTCAGTTTAACTGGACACCCACCGTTCCTTCGCCGCGCGCCTATGTATTTGCAGTGAAAGGATTAGATACAAAATGTTTCGGAAAAGGTATAACGAACCGAAAGTTTTATGTCATGGTCGGTGGTGGTGTTAAAATCCATAGTGAATATACTGTGCTTTGCAATACTGCGACAATGGTGGCGCACTTAGACTCATTCAGCTATCATCCTCCTTATAAATTTAGGTGGTCAGGACCGGGCGGCGTAAACAACAACCCCAGAAACCAAGATTCTACGTTTTCACACACCTATTCAAAACCGGGAGATTATCCCATAACTTTAACCGTTATTGACAAGTATGGTTGCGCTACCTCCTACCAAGACACTGTTCGGATACCGTTAGCAGTTGCCGTTGATGGAGATGCCGGCCCGGATGTAACAGTTTGTGCCGGAAACCCGCTACGCTTAGGACAACCTCCTCTCCCGCTACAAACTTATCTCTGGACACCAAGCACCGCCTTGTCCGACACAACAGTTGCTCAACCTAATTTCTTTTATCCCAATGATCCCCAATTGCCGGATACCATTCACTACTTGATTACGACCAGCAAAGGTATTTGTACCGTTACAGATTCTGTGATGGTTATTGTAAATCCTGTTCCGGATATTACCATATCTGCTTCAGACACAATAATCTGCCCTGGTGATACCGTAAAATTAAGTGCATCTTCAACTTCACCGAACGTTACATACATCTGGAGTACCGGTGATACAGGAAGCGTTATTTATGTTTCTCCGCACATTAACACAACAATTACTGCTTTCGCAGTGGGAAGTATTGGTTGTTTAAGTCCGGCAGGCTCTAAAACAATCCTAATATCAAATTCACCGACAGGGGCAATTTCAGGAGATACAGCCGTTTGCGGAGACCAGTCAGTAAGTTTAACCGGCTTTGGTGCCCCCAAATTCATTTGGAGTCATGGGGCGGTTGGCCCCGTTACCAGTATTCTGGTTACTCAGGACACAACAATTTTTGCTATACCACAGACCGGTACTTGCTTTGGAGATACTATTTATCATCATATTAGGCGATATACTAAGCCTACGGTTTCTATCAATCCGCAGAATGATCAATGTTTTGATGGAAATCAGTATTCATTTTCGGCGAGTGGCGTTTCGGGTAGCGGAGCTTCCTACCTCTGGCAATTCGGGGATGGTTCTTTCCCTGCAATAGCTACACAGCCAACCGCTCAAGTACGTTATCAAACAACAGGCACTAAAATAATTAAGTTAGTAGTTACCCAAAATAGTTGTGTGAGTGATACTGCTTATATAACATTTTCGGTAAATCCTATTCCCTTTGCAAGTGCAGTTGTTTCCCCATACGGAAACTGTTTAGTAAACAACTCGGTTATATACTATAATTATAGTCGTGCATTACCATCAGCAACCCATACTTGGGATTTTGGTTCAGCGGCTACGCCTGCTACTTACGTAGGGCAATTTCCACCGGCGGTAAGCTACAACGCACCCGGAACATATACCACAACATTAATAGTTTCACAATTTGGCTGTGCAGATACTTCTATTCAGGTAGTAGAAATCTACCCGCCTGCTCCCCCTCCGATAATGGTTGGCGATACAGTATGTTCTGGATACACGACCACATTATATGACGCGAACCCACTACCCAACACTACACAGTTATGGTATAACCAGCCGGTAGGTGGTTCAGCTTTCCATGAAGGCCCCACATTAGAATACCGCCCAGATTATTCCCAAACATTTTATGTTGAAAATAGAAATGACACCACCACCTGTTTAAGCGTGCGTGTTCCCGTTTCTGTTTTTGTAAAAGACCTTCCGCAATTAGATTTTTATGTAGCTGAAGATACCTTAGAGATGCCGGATGCTATAGCAGAATGTTTATTTACAGGAACACCGAATGCTGCGTTTTACTTATGGGATTTTGGGGACGGAGGATTATCAACGGCTGCACATCCTCTTCATCAATATGAAAATGTTGGCCGCTATAATATAGCTCTTTCTATTACGGATTCAAGTGGCTGCACAAATACCATTATCAAACAAAATGCTGTCCTCGTTCGGGAAACTATTAACCTGTTGATTCCCACAGCATTTTCTCCCAATGGAGATGGAGTGAACGATTATTTTTCAGTTTCTTCTCGACTATATCTCCCAGAATTTGAAATCGTTATATTCTCACGAAGTAGCGAAGTTGTCTTTACTTCAAAAGACTTGGGATTCCAATGGGATGGAACAGATTATAACAAAAAAGAACTCCCCGAAGGTGTTTATACCTATCGAGTACGTGCAGTGAACTATCACGGAAAAGCAATTGAACGTGTTGGAACTCTTATGCTGATTCGATGA
- a CDS encoding leucyl aminopeptidase: MEVKFTNKIKKDPKILLGLLITDESAPLFKEILPKPFYKAIDWDSELLKKEDTLQHITDSEKILGIGLGKLETLTYEKLRKSLHTLFTRANALKCSQVTVFFPGAATFSTPNKLARVLGEMPFLSNYQYLKYFSNANEKKNTVEKVSYFMDGNKSLSSEDATTGFLEGIAIGKATCTARDLVNDPPNQLTATTLATIATQLGKTSGFSVEVLEKTKIEALKMGGLLSVNRGSIQPPTFSILEWKPKNPVNTQPIILVGKGVTFDTGGLSLKPTPNSMDSMKCDMAGAATVIATLSACAEIKIPLHIIGLVPATDNRPGEDAYTPNDVICMYNQTTVEVLNTDAEGRLILADALAYAKQYNPKLVIDLATLTGAAVVAVGVQGIAMMTNASKNIKEALLKAGEESYERLVELPLWDEYKELIKSDIADIKNIGGPYAGAITAGKFLEHFTSYPWVHLDIAGPAYLNAQDNYRPKNGTGTGVRLLMQFLLDHATEPRNN; encoded by the coding sequence ATGGAAGTAAAATTCACCAACAAAATAAAAAAAGACCCCAAAATTTTATTAGGTCTGCTGATTACGGATGAAAGTGCCCCGCTCTTTAAAGAAATACTCCCAAAACCTTTTTATAAAGCTATAGATTGGGATTCAGAACTTTTAAAAAAAGAGGATACTTTGCAGCATATCACTGATTCTGAAAAAATACTTGGCATTGGGCTTGGAAAACTTGAAACACTTACATACGAAAAACTTCGAAAATCATTACACACACTTTTTACCCGTGCAAATGCTTTAAAGTGCAGCCAAGTAACGGTTTTTTTCCCGGGCGCAGCAACGTTTTCTACCCCCAATAAATTGGCACGAGTATTAGGAGAAATGCCCTTTTTAAGTAATTATCAATATCTTAAATATTTTTCTAATGCAAATGAAAAAAAGAATACAGTAGAAAAAGTAAGCTATTTTATGGATGGAAACAAGTCGCTTTCATCAGAAGATGCTACAACTGGATTCTTAGAAGGTATTGCTATTGGCAAAGCTACTTGCACAGCACGGGATCTTGTGAATGACCCACCGAACCAACTTACGGCAACTACCTTAGCAACCATAGCTACTCAATTAGGTAAAACAAGCGGATTTTCGGTTGAGGTATTGGAAAAAACCAAAATAGAAGCCTTAAAAATGGGAGGCCTGCTAAGTGTTAATCGTGGAAGCATTCAGCCACCTACATTTAGTATTTTAGAATGGAAACCTAAAAATCCCGTAAATACTCAACCCATAATATTGGTTGGTAAAGGGGTAACCTTTGATACCGGCGGATTATCATTAAAACCGACTCCAAATTCAATGGATTCGATGAAGTGCGACATGGCCGGTGCAGCTACAGTAATTGCCACCTTATCAGCTTGTGCAGAAATAAAAATCCCACTACATATCATCGGTTTAGTACCTGCAACCGATAATCGCCCGGGTGAAGATGCCTACACACCCAACGACGTTATCTGTATGTATAACCAAACAACCGTAGAAGTTTTAAATACAGATGCCGAAGGCCGCCTGATATTAGCCGATGCCTTAGCCTACGCCAAACAATATAACCCAAAACTTGTTATTGATTTAGCCACCCTTACCGGCGCCGCAGTAGTTGCCGTTGGAGTACAAGGAATTGCAATGATGACCAACGCTTCCAAAAACATAAAAGAAGCTCTCCTAAAAGCAGGTGAAGAATCTTACGAAAGGTTAGTAGAGCTACCACTTTGGGATGAATACAAAGAACTTATCAAAAGCGATATAGCTGATATTAAGAATATTGGTGGCCCATACGCTGGAGCCATTACTGCCGGAAAGTTTTTAGAACATTTTACAAGCTATCCTTGGGTGCATTTAGACATTGCCGGGCCAGCCTACTTAAATGCTCAGGATAACTACCGCCCTAAAAATGGCACCGGAACTGGCGTTCGCTTACTAATGCAATTTTTATTAGACCATGCAACAGAACCCAGAAACAACTAA
- the pdxA gene encoding 4-hydroxythreonine-4-phosphate dehydrogenase PdxA, producing the protein MQQNPETTKIPILGITLGDPNGISYELLLRTFEDSKIFHFFIPVVYGSGKAIYYHKNLLKQQKFSYQNIQEIDQAQANRVNFIECGQGFERVEIGKPSKTAGIVAYNSLSRAVAHAQTNLISAIVTLPINKAAIQSDDFNFPGHTEYLTQAFQSTDSLMLMVYENLRIATVTGHIPLKQVSESININTILSKIQILHQSLRTDFWIDNPKIAVLGLNPHAGDSGLLGNEELEVIIPAIEKANQKNWLVFGPYSADGFFASGQYLKFDAILAMYHDQGLIPFKTIAQGNGVNFTAGIPVIRTSPDHGTAFNLAGKGVAKKDSFLNAIWLAIDILRKRTESNILYSNPLKTVLPVEVLQEDE; encoded by the coding sequence ATGCAACAGAACCCAGAAACAACTAAAATCCCAATATTAGGAATCACATTAGGCGACCCAAACGGTATTAGCTACGAACTACTGCTACGAACCTTTGAAGACAGTAAAATCTTCCATTTCTTCATCCCCGTTGTATATGGCTCCGGAAAAGCTATTTACTACCATAAAAACTTACTAAAACAACAAAAATTCAGTTACCAAAACATCCAAGAAATAGATCAGGCACAGGCCAATCGGGTGAACTTTATTGAGTGTGGACAAGGCTTTGAACGGGTTGAGATTGGAAAACCATCTAAAACTGCCGGCATTGTAGCTTATAATTCTTTATCTCGGGCAGTAGCTCACGCCCAAACGAACCTCATCTCCGCTATCGTTACCTTACCAATCAATAAAGCTGCAATACAAAGCGATGATTTTAACTTTCCTGGGCACACAGAATACCTAACACAAGCATTTCAAAGCACTGATTCTTTGATGCTTATGGTTTATGAAAATCTACGAATTGCTACCGTAACCGGGCATATTCCGTTAAAACAAGTTTCGGAATCAATTAATATCAATACGATTCTTTCCAAAATTCAGATTTTGCATCAGAGCCTTCGGACAGATTTTTGGATTGATAATCCCAAAATAGCCGTTTTAGGCTTAAATCCACATGCCGGCGACTCCGGCCTGCTGGGTAATGAAGAATTAGAAGTGATTATTCCCGCCATAGAAAAAGCCAATCAAAAAAATTGGCTGGTTTTTGGGCCATACTCTGCTGACGGTTTCTTTGCCAGTGGCCAGTACCTTAAATTTGATGCTATTTTGGCAATGTATCATGACCAAGGATTAATACCATTCAAAACTATTGCTCAAGGAAATGGAGTGAACTTTACTGCCGGTATTCCGGTCATCAGAACTTCTCCTGACCACGGAACCGCATTTAACCTCGCTGGAAAAGGAGTCGCTAAAAAAGACAGCTTCTTAAATGCTATCTGGCTTGCTATTGACATTCTACGAAAACGAACAGAGTCTAACATATTGTATTCTAATCCATTAAAAACAGTTTTGCCTGTAGAAGTACTTCAAGAAGATGAATAA
- the nuoB gene encoding NADH-quinone oxidoreductase subunit NuoB: MNNPQFIQHLSEEQILVSRLVELYQWSQTSAIWPIGFGLACCGVEMVSAYLNHFELDSNDSFPKYPPNEANVMIIAGTITFKTVERIKAVYEQLLSPKYVISMGSCANIGGPYWEHGYHVLKGVNQIIPVDVFVPGCPPRPQTIVSGIVELYKKVKNGR; encoded by the coding sequence ATGAATAACCCTCAGTTTATTCAACATTTATCTGAAGAGCAAATCTTAGTATCCCGCTTAGTGGAACTATATCAATGGAGCCAAACTTCCGCTATCTGGCCTATTGGCTTTGGATTAGCTTGTTGCGGCGTAGAAATGGTCAGCGCCTATTTGAATCATTTTGAGCTTGATAGTAATGATTCTTTTCCCAAATATCCTCCGAATGAGGCAAATGTGATGATTATTGCAGGCACAATAACATTCAAGACAGTAGAGCGGATAAAAGCCGTTTATGAACAACTACTTTCTCCGAAATATGTAATTTCGATGGGCTCTTGTGCCAATATTGGCGGCCCTTATTGGGAACACGGCTATCATGTCTTAAAAGGAGTAAATCAAATTATTCCGGTAGATGTATTTGTTCCCGGATGCCCACCCAGACCGCAAACAATTGTTAGTGGCATTGTTGAGTTATATAAAAAAGTAAAAAACGGACGGTAA
- a CDS encoding energy transducer TonB, producing the protein MPAVYDFEAEERKRKQISLVATSVIMLLLFLLTYFLVIVHGQVPNPEENQWIAAGRIDFGDMTEGSKDINNFFEASETPSENAPSSTAQDDPTPSNNTEPIISSSEPSEVSAPPAEEKPKKKKVKVKRTAETLNDETSGGSNHGNNSSGTGNRGTPNSPVLDPEGLYAWGTGEGDGLNGRVPLALPQPKYEVDEEAKITFEIVISPDGRVKSVTAKTIGTSPELKKAGMDAIKKWRFNAIESGKIQKTRVTIRFKLK; encoded by the coding sequence ATGCCAGCAGTATATGATTTTGAAGCTGAAGAACGCAAACGAAAGCAGATAAGTTTGGTAGCTACATCAGTAATAATGTTACTGTTGTTTCTATTAACCTATTTTCTGGTTATTGTGCATGGGCAGGTTCCGAATCCGGAGGAAAATCAGTGGATAGCAGCCGGTAGAATTGACTTTGGAGACATGACCGAAGGCAGTAAAGATATAAATAACTTTTTTGAGGCTTCGGAAACCCCTTCTGAAAACGCACCCAGCAGTACTGCTCAAGATGACCCAACTCCCTCTAACAATACAGAACCAATAATATCTTCTTCTGAACCAAGTGAAGTTTCTGCTCCGCCTGCCGAAGAAAAACCCAAAAAGAAAAAAGTGAAAGTAAAACGTACCGCAGAAACCCTAAATGACGAAACATCCGGCGGGTCTAACCACGGAAACAATTCCTCCGGAACAGGAAATAGAGGTACACCTAACTCCCCAGTGTTAGACCCAGAAGGATTGTATGCGTGGGGAACAGGTGAAGGAGACGGCTTAAACGGAAGAGTTCCCTTAGCCTTACCTCAGCCCAAATATGAAGTCGATGAAGAAGCCAAAATCACCTTTGAAATAGTAATATCCCCAGACGGCCGCGTTAAAAGCGTAACTGCCAAAACTATAGGAACATCACCCGAACTCAAAAAAGCCGGTATGGACGCTATCAAAAAATGGAGATTTAACGCAATAGAATCCGGAAAAATTCAAAAAACAAGAGTAACCATCCGCTTTAAACTGAAATAA
- a CDS encoding zinc-binding dehydrogenase — protein sequence MIAFALEEPGKVSLVERPIPQIKSNEALIRLDAAAFNRRDHWIRMGLYAGIVPSILGSDGCGVVVEIGDTAENQHWLGKQVILNPNQNWGDDPRFQSKSYRILGMPADGTLAEYIAIPIDRLHEKPTYLNAQEAAALPLGGLTAFRACFYKGNIEPGMNVLVTGVGGGVAQFAAQFAIAAQANVFVTSGSIDKIDTLTAMGASGGVSYKEAKWHEKLLRDSGGFDVIIDSAGGPDFNTLLRILKPAGTLVFYGATLGAVPQLDMPRIFFGQFTIKGTTMGSDTDFTQMLDFVAKHQIHPIIEPARPLSDALAAINDLKEGKFFGKIVLNCR from the coding sequence ATGATTGCTTTTGCATTAGAAGAGCCGGGAAAAGTATCTTTGGTTGAACGGCCTATCCCCCAAATTAAATCTAACGAAGCTCTTATTCGTTTGGATGCAGCCGCCTTTAACCGTCGAGACCATTGGATACGAATGGGCTTGTATGCTGGAATTGTGCCCTCAATATTAGGGTCTGACGGCTGCGGCGTGGTAGTAGAGATAGGAGATACAGCAGAAAATCAACATTGGTTAGGTAAACAAGTAATTCTAAACCCCAATCAAAATTGGGGTGATGACCCCCGGTTTCAGTCAAAGTCATACCGTATTTTGGGAATGCCTGCTGACGGAACACTGGCCGAATATATCGCTATTCCGATAGATCGTTTGCATGAGAAACCGACTTACTTGAATGCTCAAGAAGCGGCTGCATTACCTTTGGGGGGGCTAACAGCCTTCAGAGCCTGTTTTTACAAGGGAAATATTGAACCCGGAATGAATGTATTAGTTACCGGTGTTGGCGGCGGAGTGGCGCAATTTGCAGCCCAGTTTGCTATTGCCGCACAAGCCAATGTCTTTGTAACCTCCGGAAGTATTGATAAAATTGACACACTCACAGCCATGGGAGCAAGCGGCGGGGTATCTTACAAAGAAGCTAAGTGGCACGAAAAACTGCTACGCGATTCTGGTGGTTTTGACGTAATTATAGATAGTGCCGGCGGCCCAGACTTTAACACCTTGTTGCGTATCTTAAAGCCGGCAGGTACATTAGTCTTTTATGGAGCAACGCTGGGCGCAGTCCCACAATTAGATATGCCACGTATCTTCTTTGGCCAGTTTACCATCAAAGGAACCACGATGGGAAGCGATACAGACTTTACCCAAATGCTGGATTTTGTTGCTAAACATCAAATTCATCCGATTATTGAGCCAGCCCGGCCACTCTCAGATGCTCTCGCAGCTATCAATGACCTTAAAGAAGGAAAATTCTTTGGAAAGATAGTCCTGAACTGCCGATGA
- a CDS encoding histone H1: protein MSRFTEIKGLILTLEDDFIKFYEHGNKSAGTRIRKGMKDLKDLAHTIRMEVQEIKNKAEEDKKKDS from the coding sequence ATGAGTAGATTCACTGAAATTAAGGGGCTTATCTTAACATTAGAAGATGACTTTATCAAGTTTTATGAGCACGGAAATAAATCCGCCGGCACCCGAATCAGAAAAGGGATGAAAGACCTGAAAGACCTTGCCCATACAATTCGTATGGAGGTTCAAGAAATAAAAAATAAAGCTGAAGAAGACAAGAAAAAAGACTCCTGA
- a CDS encoding aminotransferase class I/II-fold pyridoxal phosphate-dependent enzyme, giving the protein MDIFDKIARNMRSDLGKYAEMGHGYFSFPKLEGQIQPKMHFMGEEVLCWSLNNYLGLANHPEVRKADTEATTEWGLAYPMGSRMLTGNTDYHEEFEKKVSAFMEKEDAYLLNFGYQGLVSIVQALVDRKDVIVYDHLSHACIIDGMLLSQAKRFVFAHNDMAQLDDRLQKATKYAEQTGGGILVITEGVFGMKGDTGKLDEIVRLKSKYKFRLLIDDAHGFGVMGPTGAGTAEHYGVQKDVDIIFCTFAKSMALIGAFVAGDKTIIQYLRYHMRSQIYAKTLPLPIVIGALKRLELLMNHPELRTKLWDITHALQQGLRERNFDIGITTTPVTPVYLKGGVIEATLLTKDLRHNYHIFVSIVTYPVVEKGVIILRIIPTAAHSIEDVQTTLEAFSAVRQKLDTGIYTNNFVAN; this is encoded by the coding sequence GTGGATATATTCGACAAAATAGCGCGTAATATGCGCAGTGATTTGGGAAAATATGCAGAGATGGGGCACGGCTATTTTAGCTTTCCCAAGTTAGAAGGGCAAATTCAGCCTAAGATGCACTTCATGGGTGAAGAAGTACTTTGCTGGTCTTTAAACAACTACTTAGGTTTAGCTAACCACCCGGAAGTCCGTAAGGCAGACACCGAAGCCACCACCGAATGGGGGCTTGCCTACCCAATGGGATCCAGAATGCTTACCGGAAATACTGACTACCACGAAGAATTTGAGAAAAAAGTATCCGCTTTCATGGAAAAAGAAGATGCTTATCTACTAAACTTTGGTTATCAGGGACTTGTATCTATAGTTCAAGCACTTGTAGATAGAAAAGACGTTATTGTTTATGACCATTTATCCCATGCTTGCATCATTGACGGAATGTTATTGAGCCAAGCAAAGCGATTTGTATTTGCTCATAACGATATGGCGCAGTTAGATGACCGCCTGCAAAAGGCCACAAAATATGCAGAACAAACCGGCGGTGGAATCCTCGTTATTACCGAAGGAGTATTTGGAATGAAAGGAGATACCGGAAAATTAGACGAAATAGTACGCTTAAAGTCAAAGTACAAATTCCGCCTGTTAATTGATGACGCACACGGCTTCGGCGTGATGGGCCCCACAGGAGCCGGAACAGCAGAACATTATGGAGTACAAAAAGACGTAGATATAATATTCTGCACCTTCGCTAAATCTATGGCACTTATAGGCGCTTTCGTAGCCGGAGACAAAACGATTATTCAATATCTTCGTTACCACATGCGTAGCCAGATTTACGCAAAAACATTACCCTTACCTATAGTTATCGGTGCATTAAAGCGTTTGGAATTATTGATGAATCATCCGGAGTTACGAACAAAATTATGGGATATAACTCACGCTTTACAGCAAGGGCTTCGCGAGCGTAACTTTGACATTGGGATTACAACAACACCGGTTACACCCGTTTACCTCAAAGGCGGAGTAATTGAAGCCACATTGCTAACCAAAGACTTACGCCATAATTACCACATCTTCGTTTCCATAGTAACTTACCCTGTTGTAGAAAAAGGAGTGATTATCCTGCGGATTATCCCAACGGCTGCGCATTCCATAGAAGATGTTCAGACTACCTTAGAAGCATTTTCAGCAGTACGCCAAAAATTAGATACGGGAATTTACACAAATAATTTTGTTGCTAATTAA